A portion of the Lolium rigidum isolate FL_2022 chromosome 1, APGP_CSIRO_Lrig_0.1, whole genome shotgun sequence genome contains these proteins:
- the LOC124685095 gene encoding UPF0301 protein Plut_0637-like — translation MALPSPAGIAKPRLHLLFNHKRVSSSITCCSYNGRSSEPEDGAASSMDAADWRSFRAKLVLKEQYAKSVNPAAAAMPSQPPPKIADKWAHPLMEPEKGCLLIATEKLDGSHIFERTVILLLSAGVLGPVGVILNRPSLMSIKEAQSIFAETDIAGAFSGRPLFFGGPLEECFFLLGPREAGDDDVVGRTGLFDEVMPGLHYGTRESVGCAAELVKRGVASVRDFRFFDGFCGWEREQLRDEVNAGLWRVAACSPAVLRLTSVVKGGLWEEVQELVGKRRVW, via the exons ATGGCCCTCCCGTCGCCGGCCGGCATCGCGAAGCCCAGGCTTCACCTGCTCTTTAACCACAAACGCGTCAGCTCGTCCATCACTT GCTGCAGCTACAATGGGCGGTCATCTGAGCCCGAGGACGGAGCggcgtcgtccatggacgccgccGACTGGCGCTCGTTCCGAGCGAAGCTCGTTCTGAAAGAGCAGTACGCGAAGAGCGTCAACCCGGCGGCCGCGGCCATGCCGTCGCAACCGCCGCCGAAGATCGCCGACAAGTGGGCGCACCCGCTGATGGAGCCGGAGAAAGGGTGCCTCCTGATCGCGACGGAGAAGCTGGACGGGTCGCACATCTTCGAGCGCACGGTGATCCTCCTGCTCTCCGCCGGGGTGCTGGGGCCCGTGGGCGTGATCCTGAACCGGCCGTCGCTCATGTCCATCAAGGAGGCGCAGTCCATCTTCGCGGAGACGGACATCGCCGGCGCCTTCTCGGGCCGCCCGCTCTTCTTCGGCGGGCCGCTGGAGGAGTGCTTCTTCCTGCTGGGCCCGCGggaggccggcgacgacgacgtggTCGGCCGGACGGGGCTGTTCGACGAGGTGATGCCGGGCCTGCACTATGGCACGCGGGAGAGCGTGGGGTGCGCCGCGGAGCTTGTGAAGCGCGGGGTGGCCAGCGTCCGGGACTTCCGCTTCTTCGACGGGTTCTGCGGGTGGGAGCGGGAGCAGCTGCGGGACGAGGTGAACGCTGGGTTGTGGCGCGTCGCCGCCTGCAGCCCCGCCGTGCTCAGGCTCACCAGCGTCGTCAAGGGCGGGCTCTGGGAGGAGGTGCAGGAGCTCGTCGGAAAGAGGAGGGTCTGGTGA